One Lucilia cuprina isolate Lc7/37 chromosome 4, ASM2204524v1, whole genome shotgun sequence DNA segment encodes these proteins:
- the LOC111690890 gene encoding uncharacterized protein LOC111690890 isoform X3 has product MVCILHGYYDARPKMCFSASPPPPPKAIFSSNLTFGYECSINNPSVHNTKYHYQNCNNNNTVYKEQYNMQRQEDITSVNDSQRDEETSSDYKQWLHAMKLVARLPGGIPPEFRRKLWLSLADKYLKSKNVDWAREEEKCFCEKWREDDEELGIQIVKDLHRTGSTLCTGPAGDLNQAKLKKILLGYARYNPEVGYCQGFNMLGALILQVMDKDESESIKVMIYLVEGILPAGYFCGSMGGLQADMAVFRELMQTKLPRLAKHLQKLQGPIENAYEPPLTNVFTMQWFLTMFCTCLPMSCVLRVWDLVLIEGSDVLLRTALALWSLLEERVLSARSADDFYGKMGSFSSELLNGHLIDSNGLIEKVVQLGPIADIQKLRDKHLYSIAPIQNQQGLQLYYDDEEPDIDEDSRLAVATVWGIPWGRRGSQGQQNNIITKQPIENKDRIALDISLLKKQYDKLRERQKQAHIILTTACSTASRQSVALNSSTATLPVNQLLSGRPAIVTNKGRRCGPPTGAIPPARKPSLPAVLHDKPLEKQLRRGETLHWRDTKDTRHRRDSLSWKEIKAERAAMITSGSIDGLKSQKIRTGRLGKSDSSSYSEESDDNEAEVERDGSSTDTSLCDEEFQPIANGLKQHNELSQKPTSKPLYKQKNNLLKQRHQSANRKDNNQKARPKSWAPSNSEIPFVLMSTDSPNNSADENPELEYRTATHNTMLKEEEDNFPSVETKSNLNQTNLEFSIQSLSKTMPKIGSTEEKDIFMDSTNYLGSNDDKEDEIKTFDISNEGVTNEYFERVNSSERPTKLDLLYSLNVDENIRDTIKIEADELVKPNQESYLYTNENNVNSSKNIRCMDLLVDYSEKSSVACIEEAKSEISTTFHACDMTVSIPTNKEYFDNSTEHSIKKTKGSAEKRRDPRRLTLTRSSTMDIEKRYQALEKRLSMEVCSKYKRILPENEFESVDSYKKYDQSCTTHPNNINDDDLNNHQVVDNKLQTPKDKKIPSTAELEERFKNIHQHILKDRNELLNSPCDSENTEKQSNMKTPDNDNINKKSTNKKTDRDTKKQDDQNDNNGEAEIANIIGENSDSEPKFLTFNKIEDVNANRNINTPQTSRNPNSQIIAPKTNALQTKKEPPDDNADEDTNSINRTAVATTNNSTAEIEPTAKNSEESEYVSEEKIRTPNSEKNHETVNEIQDDSKSKSNRTSPPSTEELEKRFSALEGQMSNAHIQDDKDTKSNVSLEETEKYGVNALMADNKESSDTQTLTTDTSNNCMLSSLDIKTDLTKLKQLSEKNTKRRLSEPPTTEDLEKRYEVLKRRMSSRNFETRSFPKDGFSDSPQKTREISVTESSTNLKSTDITPHSASKSSPPSIENLEERFEKLQNKNESKSSFTKHSPPSTETLEKRFEELQSKNGQLETQKSTNTEVNNKETQILPTEKEQLSYDNNTVVRAEKNEEIKNSNSLAKETISNPTPNNIETCEDGTQTSNENDISDKKEHNNITDDANQIKVKLIKELQAKIKGQSINSDIENSVQKKTALIEELKIKIKPMTDMIVKPTHISTSRRPPVQSFILPSQSFNDETLESHATSAYSRSGKYEPSNTSNRKMVRRFSDLPSRADLENRLQFLEEQLSKTVCMQRRSSDSEVASKSRHNVPLSDSLEYRVQELEKRLNENRSLSTDVEHTNTKEKIISEPNVEISQIELATDSVAVTGKELVRYSSYGEVGDTEHQNPINISINIQMTLNKDDTGNKKNPDVTKTDELDRRLQYLEKQLKSSQDQETFENAATDVKECINGKEQKDLNETDNTHQFAQTEEFHEIKDISETADVKILQETNRNNTITPLNINQSSVIAETDEIAENLHKENVLEKSKEEKSDHKVEKFTDNEGTLGQVNKTTECSENNFESTMSKVSDPGEKTQKLCSDTQKHNLTEVDEQVNKDNLKSDLPKSPDKPTIASTAAEPKQNILNKNKNHPNAIEAETQIDKIKDDGGELLEYNSQSTPQSNNVAESSQLDLIEGENIQKHHNSENIKESEIDSSNVNTSTQFVPVEVNKKTLVLLLDNEPKAVKVRRLTRANTEELEDLFQALEKQLTDRGQGKHDEKNPMPRSNELSQDEIETTKAMSELAKDIEEFSKSKSDQSVYDDKLKQTTKKKQKELEEDFDWGNDPIKYHLKKRTVYLPSTKELEARFRSLERQIKLLEDVEKIDVEQRLIEIERKIKLQYSLSHEKDLNKFLELCEGKDVDEIPTSSEDQKESSKEVQVNQKSMTKHTSPSRQIEPTPSTGSLEYRYRALDLKRSKSKQNLKKQPIHPLEMLLDPSPDDIPTTGELEHRMRVMEENRYTPSPPSRKSRSQSPPAKSQQNKNNSNIHILETMTASPTERELPTAEELEARLEALEREQCFNFKMQKNFQQFNQKLKDVVSPSLSFDEFKASTKSCESDHSKVQSLAPKQITSVNTFNPKTIRFRKEDQSQLLPKKDNESVTFADSQSNTKGSQQTTTAQEGLGVMGIRLMRETSPLRRKGTHTGIPLRTGENINDQLTSIQNTIKSIDSLCEEKPYRKERCQQYIDALFSDSKYFAHKKSSLEDLTSRNLSRSTSREIGPSIRISDHSPAFSRSMGSADSIRSSSPLGSSSPLQYRSNRDLRREPSPRRRRDEDREEHESRVRRDNLLPNNINYSHSILSHTSHSSLTKFHKVDSQLIPNDVEHELEDSLRTPTFRSTDNSKNDNTNTSNNVYTTPQRNLNAEATNPEPFRSLHLDRPISPFRQTILPSTNTPVYTPAKLEIRHTTVTSTFYDRVLTEKQLEKQNHHSVSTNSLSPIISPLFEKHAKPSLKQQTNKSPPKLLHTDSTNTH; this is encoded by the exons ATGG TTTGCATACTGCACGGATACT ATGATGCTCGACCTAAAATGTGTTTTAGTGCTTCACCACCGCCACCACCAAAAGCCATATTTTCATCTAACTTAACTTTTGGATATGAATGTAGTATTAACAATCCCAGCGTCCACAATACCAAATACCATTATcaaaattgcaacaacaacaataccgtTTATAAGGAACAGTACAATATGCAACGACAGGAAGATATAACGAGTGTTAACGACTCCCAAAGGGACGAAGAAACATCATCGGATTACAAGCAATGGTTGCATGCTATGAAGTTAGTAGCGAGGTTACCCGGAGGCATTCCACCTGAATTCCGTCGTAAG ctttGGTTATCGTTGGcggataaatatttaaaatctaaaaatgttgATTGGGCCAGGGaggaagaaaaatgtttttgtgaaaaatggcGAGAAGATGACGAAGAATTGGGAATTCAAATTGTTAAG gaTCTCCATCGAACCGGATCTACTTTGTGCACTGGACCAGCGGGGGATTTAAATCAAGCCAAACttaagaaaatacttttgggTTATGCTCGCTACAATCCGGAAGTTGGTTATTGCcag GGTTTTAACATGCTGGGTGCTCTTATACTACAAGTTATGGACAAAGATGAATCAGAATCAATCAAGGTTATGATATATCTAGTTGAGGGTATTTTACCAGCTGGTTATTTTTGTGGATCCATGGGTGGATTACAGGCGGATATGGCTGTTTTTCGCGAATTAATGCAAACCAAACTTCCTCGATTGGCAAAACATCTTCAAAAACTACAAGGTCCTATCGAAAATGCCTACGAACCTCCATTGACGAATGTCTTTACAATGCAATGGTTTTTAACTATGTTCTGTACATGTCTTCCAATGAGCTGTGTTCTTCGGGTTTGGGACTTAGTTTTAATCGAAGGAAGTGATGTTCTGTTACGAACTGCTCTTGCACTTTGGAGTTTACTCGAAGA GAGAGTGCTTAGTGCACGCAGTGCTGAtgatttctatggaaaaatggGGTCATTTTCCAGTGAACTTTTGAATGGACATTTAATTGACTCAAACGGTTTGATTGAGAAGGTTGTGCAGTTGGGTCCCATCGCTGATATTCAAAAGTTGCGTGATAAACATCTCTACAGCATTGCCCCTATCCAAAACCAACAAGGACTGCA gttATATTATGACGACGAGGAGCCGGATATAGATGAAGATTCACGTTTGGCCGTTGCAACTGTATGGGGAATTCCTTGGGGTCGCAGGGGTTCGCAAGgccaacaaaataatattattacgaAGCAACCCATAGAAAATAAGGATCGAATTGCCCTTGATATCTCCCTTTTAAAAAAGCAGTATGATAAATTACGCGAAAGACAGAAACAAGCACATATTATATTAACCACAGCTTGCTCTACAGCCTCACGTCAAAGTGTGGCTCTAAATTCGTCGACTGCAACATTACCAGTTAATCAACTGTTATCTGGTCGTCCAGCAATTGTTACAAATAAGGGACGTCGTTGTGGACCTCCTACAGGCGCAATACCACCGGCAAGAAAACCTTCACTGCCTGCGGTCCTTCACGATAAACCACTAGAAAAACAACTTAGAAGGGGAGAAACGTTACATTGGCGGGATACAAAAGATACAAGGCACAGGCGAGATAGCTTAAGTTGGAAAGAAATAAAAGCTGAACGCGCAGCAATGATTACTTCCGGTAGCATAGACGGCCTTAAATCACAAAAAATTCGCACAGGTAGACTAGGAAAAAGTGATTCATCTTCTTATAGCGAGGAGAGCGATGACAACGAAGCCGAAGTAGAAAGAGATGGCTCTAGTACAGACACAAGCCTTTGTGACGAAGAATTCCAACCAATAGCAAATGGTTTAAAACAGCATAATGAATTGTCTCAAAAACCTACTAGCAAACctttatacaaacaaaaaaataatttactaaagCAACGACACCAATCGGCAAATCGTAAAGATAATAACCAGAAGGCGAGACCAAAATCATGGGCTCCCTCTAACAGTGAGATTCCATTTGTTTTAATGTCCACAGACTCTCCAAACAACAGTGCTGATGAAAATCCTGAATTAGAATATCGCACAGCAACACATAACACCATGTTGAAGGAAGAGGAAGACAATTTCCCTTCAGttgaaacaaaatcaaatctaaatcaaacaaatttagaattttctattCAAAGTCTTTCCAAAACAATGCCTAAAATCGGAAGTACGGAAGAAAAAGACATATTTATGGATTCAACGAATTATTTAGGAAGTAATGACGACAAAGAAGACGAAATCAAAACTTTCGATATCAGTAACGAAGGAGTCACTAATGAATACTTCGAAAGAGTTAACAGCTCAGAGCGTCCCACAAAACTTGATTTGTTGTATTCACTCAATGTGGATGAAAATATTCGAGACACAATTAAAATTGAGGCTGATGAACTTGTTAAGCCAAATCAGGAATCATACCTCTacacaaatgaaaataatgttaatagtTCAAAAAATATAAGATGTATGGACCTTCTTGTAGACTATTCGGAAAAATCGTCTGTCGCTTGCATTGAAGAAGCCAAATCTGAAATATCAACAACATTTCACGCATGTGATATGACAGTCTCAATTCCGACAAATAAGGAATATTTCGATAACTCAACTGAACactcaattaaaaaaacaaaaggaagTGCAGAGAAAAGAAGAGATCCCAGACGCCTAACTTTAACACGATCATCAACAATGGACATTGAAAAGAGGTATCAGGCTCTTGAAAAACGACTTAGCATGGAAGTGTGTTCTAAATATAAACGAATATTACCTGAAAACGAATTTGAAAGTGTAgatagttataaaaaatatgatcaAAGTTGTACCACACATCCCAACAACATCAATGACGATGATCTAAATAATCATCAAGTTGTTGACAATAAACTTCAAACACCTAAGGATAAAAAAATACCATCAACTGCGGAGTTAGAAGAACGCTTTAAAAACATACATCAACATATTCTTAAAGATCGAAATGAACTTTTAAATTCGCCATGTGATTCTGAAAATACGGAAAAACAATCAAATATGAAAACTCCTGATAACgacaatattaacaaaaaatccaCAAATAAGAAAACAGATAGGGACACAAAAAAACAAGATGATCAGAATGACAATAATGGCGAGGCAGAAATCGCAAACATAATTGGAGAAAATTCAGATTCTGAACCAAAGTTTTTAACGTTTAATAAAATCGAAGACGTAAATGCCAACAGAAACATTAACACTCCGCAAACTTCTAGAAATCCAAATTCTCAGATAATAGCCCCAAAGACTAACGCATTGCAGACAAAAAAAGAACCACCTGACGACAATGCAGATGAAGATACAAATAGCATTAATAGAACAGCAGTAGCGACTACAAATAATTCTACCGCTGAGATTGAACCAACTGCTAAAAATTCGGAAGAATCTGAGTATGTATCAGAAGAAAAAATTCGTACACCTAATTCAGAAAAAAATCACGAGACAGTTAATGAAATACAAGATGATTCTAAAAGCAAATCAAATCGAACATCCCCTCCCTCAACAGAGGAATTAGAAAAACGATTTTCAGCTTTGGAAGGACAAATGAGTAACGCTCATATTCAAGACGATAAAGATACAAAATCTAATGTGTCTTTGGAAGAAACTGAAAAATATGGAGTAAATGCTTTAATGGCGGATAATAAAGAATCAAGTGACACTCAAACCCTAACAACAGATACATCAAATAATTGCATGTTATCGTCATTAGATATAAAGAcggatttaacaaaattaaagcagttatctgaaaaaaatacaaagcgACGATTATCCGAGCCCCCTACTACTGAAGATTTAGAAAAAAGATATGAAGTTTTGAAACGACGGATGAGTTCTCGAAATTTTGAGACAAGATCCTTTCCAAAAGATGGATTTTCCGATTCCCCACAGAAAACACGTGAAATTTCTGTAACTGAATCTTCCACTAATTTAAAAAGCACAGACATTACACCACATTCCGCAAGCAAAAGTTCGCCGCCATCAATTGAAAATCTAGAAGAACGTTTTGAAAAactgcaaaataaaaatgaatcaaAAAGCTCATTTACTAAACACTCTCCTCCTTCAACGGAAACTCTAGAAAAACGATTTGAAGAACTACAAAGTAAAAATGGTCAATTAGAAACACAGAAGTCAACAAACACAGAAGTCAACAACaaagaaacacaaattttaCCTACTGAAAAAGAACAATTATCTTATGATAATAATACAGTAGTAAGGGcggaaaaaaatgaagaaataaaaaatagtaactCGTTGGCTAAAGAAACTATAAGTAATCCAACACCTAATAATATTGAAACCTGTGAGGATGGAACACAAACCTCTAATGAAAATGATATATCAgacaaaaaagaacataataaTATAACTGACGATGCCaatcaaataaaagttaaacTCATTAAGGAATTACAAGCGAAAATAAAAGGGCAATCTATAAACTCAGATATAGAGAATAGTGTTCAAAAAAAGACTGCGCTTATTGAAgagcttaaaattaaaattaaacccaTGACAGATATGATTGTAAAGCCAACTCACATCTCTACAAGTCGGCGCCCACCTGTCCAAAGCTTTATTTTACCAAGTCAAAGTTTCAACGATGAAACCTTGGAATCACATGCGACTTCCGCTTATAGCAGATCGGGAAAATACGAACCTTCAAATACATCAAATCGAAAAATGGTTCGTCGTTTTTCCGATTTACCCTCAAGAGCCGACCTTGAGAATCGTTTGCAGTTCTTGGAAGAACAACTAAGCAAAACGGTATGCATGCAACGTCGTTCAAGTGATTCCGAAGTAGCATCGAAAAGTAGACATAATGTTCCACTAAGTGACAGCCTAGAGTATCGTGTTCAAGAATTAGAAAAACGTTTAAATGAGAATAGAAGCTTATCAACGGATGTGGAGCATACAAATACCAAAGAGAAAATCATAAGTGAACCCAATGTTGAAATTTCTCAAATCGAATTGGCGACTGATAGCGTAGCCGTAACAGGAAAAGAATTAGTTCGTTATTCTTCCTATGGTGAAGTAGGAGATACTGAACACCAGAATCCAATCAATATTAGCATAAATATTCAAATGACACTTAATAAAGATGATACtggcaataaaaaaaatcctgaTGTTACAAAGACCGATGAATTAGATCGGCGACTCCAATACTTAGAAAAACAGCTTAAATCATCACAAGATCAGGAAACCTTTGAAAATGCTGCAACGGATGTTAAGGAATGTATAAATGGAAAAGAGCAAAAAGATCTCAATGAGACAGACAATACCCATCAATTTGCGCAAACTGAAGAATTTCACGAAATTAAAGATATAAGTGAGACAGCTGATGTTAAAATCTTACAAGAAACCAATAGAAATAATACCATAACAccattaaatataaatcaatcTAGCGTTATCGCAGAAACTGATGAAATCGCGGAAAATCTTCATAAAGAAAATGTCCTAGAGAAGTCGAAGGAAGAAAAATCAGACCACAAAGTGGAAAAATTTACTGATAATGAAGGTACATTAGGTCAAGTTAATAAAACAACTGAATGTAgcgaaaacaattttgaatcaACAATGTCGAAAGTATCTGACCCTGGcgagaaaactcaaaaactgtGTTCAGATAcccaaaaacacaatttaacagAAGTTGATGAACAAGTGAATAAGGACAATTTAAAGTCAGACCTACCTAAATCCCCAGATAAACCTACCATAGCATCAACGGCGGCGgaaccaaaacaaaatattttaaataaaaataaaaaccatccGAATGCTATTGAAGCTGAAACtcaaattgataaaataaaGGATGATGGAGGAGAATTACTAGAATACAACTCTCAATCTACGCCACAATCAAATAATGTTGCGGAATCAAGTCAATTAGACCTAATCGAAGGGGAAAACATTCAAAAACACCATAATTCTGAAAACATTAAAGAGTCTGAAATTGATTCATCAAATGTTAACACTTCCACCCAATTTGTACCCGTAGAAGTAAATAAAAAGACGTTGGTTTTATTATTAGATAACGAACCTAAAGCAGTTAAAGTGCGTCGGCTTACTCGGGCAAATACTGAGGAATTGGAAGATCTTTTTCAAGCACTTGAAAAACAACTAACAGATCGTGGTCAAGGGAAACATGACGAAAAAAATCCAATGCCTAGATCAAATGAATTATCACAAGATGAGATCGAGACAACAAAAGCAATGTCAGAATTAGCAAAAGATATAGAGGAATTTTCTAAAAGCAAATCAGATCAAAGTGTATATGATGATAAgcttaaacaaacaacaaaaaagaaacaaaaggaACTGGAGGAGGATTTTGATTGGGGAAATGATCCCATAAAATATCACTTGAAGAAAAGAACAGTATATTTACCTTCAACTAAAGAACTTGAAGCAAGATTTCGGTCATTAGAACGTCAAATAAAGCTTCTGGAAGATGTTGAAAAAATTGATGTAGAACAGCGCCTAATAGAAATTGAACGTAAAATAAAACTGCAATACTCATTATCTCATGAAAAAGATTTGAACAAGTTTCTGGAGTTATGCGAAGGAAAAGATGTCGATGAAATACCAACATCATCAGAAGATCAAAAAGAGAGTAGTAAAGAAGTACAAGTTAATCAAAAATCTATGACTAAACACACATCACCTTCCAGGCAAATAGAACCAACACCATCTACTGGTAGTCTCGAATACCGCTATCGCGCACTAGATCTAAAACGATCAAAGTCAAAGCAAAATCTTAAGAAGCAACCAATTCATCCTTTAGAAATGCTTCTTGATCCAAGCCCAGATGATATTCCTACCACCGGTGAGTTAGAGCACCGAATGCGCGTTATGGAAGAAAATCGATACACACCATCTCCACCATCAAGAAAATCGCGTTCACAGTCACCTCCTGCTAAaagtcaacaaaataaaaacaattcaaacatacatattttggaaACAATGACGGCAAGTCCTACAGAACGGGAACTTCCGACGGCAGAAGAATTAGAGGCACGTTTAGAAGCATTAGAAAGGGAACAGTGCTTCAACTTCAAAATGCAGAAAAACTTCCAACAGTTCAACCAGAAGCTCAAGGATGTTGTCTCGCCATCCCTATCATTTGACGAATTTAAGGCGTCAACAAAATCCTGTGAATCTGATCATTCCAAAGTACAAAGTTTAGCTCCAAAACAAATTACAAGTGTTAATACATTTAATCCCAAAACAATACGTTTTCGCAAAGAAGATCAATCTCAACTATTACCTAAAAAGGATAATGAATCCGTG ACTTTTGCAGATTCCCAGAGTAATACTAAAGGGTCTCAACAAACGACTACCGCTCAGGAGGGGCTTGGCGTCATGGGGATTCGTTTGATGAGG GAAACATCGCCTCTTCGAAGAAAGGGAACGCACACCGGCATACCACTGCGCACTGgagaaaatataaatgatcaACTGACATCTATTCAAAACACTATAAAGTCTATTGACAGTCTTTGTGAGGAAAAGCCTTATCGAAAAGAGAGGTGTCAGCAATATATCGATGCTCTATTCTCAGACTCCAAATATTTCGCTCATAAAAAATCTTCCCTCGAAGATCTCACTTCACGAAATCTGAGCCGATCAACATCGCGTGAAATTGGACCCTCTATTCGAATCTCCGATCACAGCCCAGCCTTCTCACGTTCAATGGGATCAGCTGATTCAATACGATCATCAAGCCCATTGGGATCGTCGAGCCCACTTCAGTACCGTTCCAACAGAGACCTACGGCGTGAACCTTCTCCTAGACGTCGACGAGACGAAGATCGTGAAGAGCATGAAAGTAGGGTAAGACGTGATAATCTATTgccaaataatattaattatagtcATAGCATATTAAGCCATACTAGTCATAGTAGTTTAACTAAGTTTCATAAAGTAGATAGCCAACTAATTCCAAACGATGTTGAACACGAACTAGAAGATAGTTTACGAACTCCGACATTCCGCTCAACTGACAACTCAAAAAACGACAACACTAATACCTCAAACAACGTCTACACAACACCACAACGCAATCTTAATGCGGAAGCAACAAATCCCGAACCCTTTAGGAGCCTTCATTTGGACAGACCTATATCTCCATTCCGACAAACTATCCTTCCAAGCACAAACACACCAGTCTACACACCAGCCAAATTAGAAATTCGACATACAACAGTAACGTCTACTTTCTACGATCGTGTTCTTACTGAAAAACAgttggaaaaacaaaatcatcacTCTGTTTCGACCAACAGTCTATCCCCAATTATATCCCCGTTGTTTGAGAAGCACGCAAAGCCATcgttaaaacaacaaacaaacaaatcacCACCCAAACTTTTACATACCGATTCGACCAATACACATTGA